One Coccinella septempunctata chromosome 8, icCocSept1.1, whole genome shotgun sequence genomic window carries:
- the LOC123319510 gene encoding larval cuticle protein A2B-like, whose translation MAFKFIVFATVLAYAHAGNLIGAPLAAPLAYATPAIAKVAAPIAVARAEPYDPNPQYQFGYNVQDSLTGDSKSQVESRSGDVVQGQYSLVEPDGSRRIVDYTADPVNGFNAVVRKEPLVAKAVVAAPAVAAVRAAPVIAQPALIRSAPLLAQPAYATSLVRSSPLLAQPAYASPLIRSAPLLARTAYAAPALSYTTSLIH comes from the exons ATGGCATTCAAG TTCATCGTTTTCGCCACCGTCCTGGCCTACGCCCATGCTGGCAACCTCATCGGTGCCCCACTAGCCGCCCCCTTGGCTTACGCCACCCCCGCTATTGCTAAAGTTGCCGCACCAATCGCTGTGGCAAGAGCTGAACCATACGACCCCAACCCCCAGTACCAATTCGGCTACAACGTCCAGGACTCTCTGACCGGCGACTCCAAGAGTCAAGTAGAATCCAGAAGCGGCGATGTTGTCCAGGGTCAATACTCCTTGGTCGAACCTGATGGTTCAAGACGTATCGTGGACTACACTGCCGATCCAGTCAACGGTTTCAACGCTGTCGTCCGTAAAGAACCCTTGGTAGCAAAGGCTGTGGTTGCCGCCCCAGCTGTTGCAGCTGTACGCGCTGCTCCAGTTATAGCCCAACCTGCCTTGATCCGCTCTGCACCTCTTCTGGCTCAACCAGCTTATGCAACATCCTTGGTTAGATCATCACCCCTTCTGGCACAACCAGCTTACGCATCACCTTTGATCCGATCTGCTCCCCTTTTGGCCAGGACCGCATACGCCGCCCCAGCTCTGAGCTACACTACCTCTCTCATCCACTGA